In Cicer arietinum cultivar CDC Frontier isolate Library 1 chromosome 1, Cicar.CDCFrontier_v2.0, whole genome shotgun sequence, one DNA window encodes the following:
- the LOC101510517 gene encoding fatty acyl-CoA reductase 3-like encodes MEEVGSILHFIQDKTILIVGATGFLAKIFLEKVLRVQPNVKKLFLLLRASDDKSAACRLQNEILAKDLFNLLKDKMGANFESFISEKLTLVPGDISCEDLGLKNSILRDDILCQTDVIINLAATTNFDERYDIALGLNTFGVKHIINFAKQCNKLKVLVHISTAYVCGEKSGLILESPYLFGETLNGVSGLDINAEKKLVTEKLDELQEMGATEREIKLAMKDLGIKRANVYGWPNTYVFTKAVGEMLVEQLRGNLSVVILRPTIVTSTFKEPFPGWSEGIRTIDSLAVAYGKGKLSCFLGDVECVVDIIPADMVVNAILVAMVAHANQPSDILYHVGSSVLNPIRYLNLQEYGFRYFKAKPWINKDGSIVKVGSVTMLPDMASFKRYMFIRYLLPLQGLKLANVVFCQYFQKTYLELNRNIQIVMRLVELYRPYVFFKGIFDDMNTEKLRRAVRESGTERDLFYFDPKVIDWEDYFLNIHVPGIVKYIFK; translated from the exons ATGGAAGAGGTTGGAAGCATACTTCACTTTATCCAAGACAAGACCATCTTGATTGTTGGTGCCACTGGTTTTCTTGCCAAAA TATTTTTGGAGAAGGTATTGAGAGTTCAACCAAATGTTAAAaaactttttcttcttttaagagCATCTGATGATAAATCTGCAGCTTGTCGTTTGCAAAATGAG aTATTAGCGAAGGACTTGTTTAATTTGCTAAAGGACAAAATGGGTGCAAATTTTGAGTCTTTTATTTCGGAAAAGTTGACTCTGGTGCCTGGGGATATCTCTTGTGAAGACTTGGGTTTGAAGAATTCCATTTTAAGGGATGATATTTTGTGTCAAACAGATGTTATCATTAATTTGGCTGCAACTACCAACTTTGATGAAAG GTATGATATAGCATTGGGTCTAAATACATTTGGAGTAAAGCATATCATAAACTTTGCGAAACAATGTAACAAACTCAAAGTGCTTGTCCATATATCAACAG CTTATGTATGTGGTGAAAAAAGTGGACTCATACTAGAGAGCCCCTATCTATTTGGTGAAACACTAAATGGTGTGTCTGGATTAGACATCAATGCTGAAAAGAAATTAGTAACTGAAAAATTGGATGAGCTACAAGAGATGGGAGCCACGGAACGTGAAATTAAATTGGCCATGAAGGACCTAGGTATTAAAAG GGCAAATGTTTATGGATGGCCAAACACATATGTGTTTACGAAGGCAGTGGGGGAGATGCTTGTGGAACAATTAAGAGGAAACTTATCTGTTGTTATTTTGCGTCCTACAATTGTTACAAGTACATTCAAAGAACCTTTTCCTGGTTGGTCCGAAGGAATCag aaccATTGACAGTTTAGCTGTTGCTTATGGGAAAGGAAAACTATCATGTTTCCTTGGAGATGTCGAATGTGTTGTTGATATA ATACCAGCTGATATGGTAGTTAATGCAATATTAGTGGCTATGGTAGCTCATGCAAATCAACCTAGTGATATTTTATATCATGTAGGTTCCTCTGTTTTAAATCCAATTAGATACCTTAATCTCCAAGAATATGGATTTAGATATTTCAAGGCAAAACCATGGATAAACAAAGATGGATCCATAGTTAAAGTTGGCAGTGTAACCATGTTACCTGACATGGCTAGCTTCAAGAGATATATGTTCATTCGCTACCTTCTTCCGTTACAG GGACTGAAATTGGCCAATGTAGTATTTTgccaatattttcaaaaaacttaTCTTGAACTCAATAGAAATATTCAGATTGTGATGCGTTTGGTGGAACTTTACAGACCTTACGTATTCTTCAAGGGAAT ATTTGATGATATGAATACAGAGAAATTGCGGAGAGCAGTAAGAGAAAGTGGAACAGAGAGAGATTTGTTTTACTTTGATCCCAAAGTGATTGATTGGGAAGATTACTTTTTGAACATCCATGTCCCTGGTATCGTCAAGTACATTTTCAAGTGA